The Lusitaniella coriacea LEGE 07157 DNA segment ATAATTAGTATTGAGTAACTAAATCAAGGTAGCTATAATATCCCATCCGTCAGGGTACCCTTTCCAATAATCTAGAAGCTCTAACTGTCTTTTTGTTAACTTCATTGAGTGATACTGAGACTTCCAACGTTGCCATACATAATCTAGAGGATAAATGACTTGCTCTACACTTTTAACTTTAAAACCAGCATTTTTAAGAAGTTCGCAAGCATCTCGACGGGTGTAGAAGCGATTGATGCGATAAAATGGCTTTTCTTTTCCTTCTTTATCTTGAAAATATCCTAAAGGGGTCACTTTTTTTTCTTCGTGAAAAGATGAGCAAGCATACCAAATCCCCTGTTCAGAATCATAATTATTATCTTCTTCAGAAAATACATCTTGAGTTTCCTTTGAAATAAACGTCAATCGAATTTCCCCTCCTTTTCTTAAAAGTAATTTCATGTTCAATAAAGACTCTAATGCATCTGTATCTTGTAACATATTAACTGCTATTAATTTATCAAGGTTTTGATAATATAAATGCTTTGATTGTTTTTTGCTTATATTTAGCTTTAAATATTTTGTAAGTACCAAAAAATTTTCTTCTTCTTCTATTTTTTGACGAGTAATATTTAGCATTTCTGAGGAAAGATCAATCAAGATAAAATATAAACTTTTGTCTGCATAGCTAACAGTTAATTGAGCTAGTTCCCCTTTTCCTATACCAATTTCACCAATACGATTCCCTTCACAAAGCCATTTAGCTGCTTTAGAACACCAATCAGCAAAATTACTAGGAGATAAAAAAGAAAAACTGTCTGAAGATAATGAGACTGTATCATAGTAGTTTTCAAAAGCTTTTTCTGGAGAACTTATGAACTTTATCTTTGGTTTCATTTCTTAAACCTCGTATGGTGTTTATAAATAAATTTGCACTCTTCTAAATAATCTATGACTATTTTCGGAGGATAAAGCAGTACGTCCGTGAAGAACTCTTTTATTGTCAATAATCAAACAATCATAAGGCATAAGCTTTAAATATATTTTGCTGGATTCGATTGCCGAATTTAATCTATCTAATGCTTCAACTTGTAATAATGAAAGCTTAACATTGTAAAGTATAGCTCCTCTATTTAACTCTAGACGATTATATCGGATAGAGAAATCATTCTCATTTTCTGTAAGAATGGAAACCTTACCGCAACGAGCTGGAAAAATTGGTTGTTTTAATATTTTTATAATATCGAGATCTAATTTAGAAATTACATCTTCCAGAAATACAATTATCGAGTCACCGCCATATTTGTCTGGGGTAACACATTGTAAAATAACTATATCTATAGGATTGAGATCAAAATAGCCATCAGTATGGCAATCAAATGGTAAATGAGTAGTTGAAAGAATCAAAAAGCCATCACTGTCTTTTTTGTGCTGTTTTTGAACTTGAACTTTATGAATATAGTCATCAATTTCTTTTTCTGGACTAAATACATCGCTTCTTGAAACATTGCCAAAAGATGCACTTATTTTTTTTATGGCAATTTCATTCTCGATTTTTGATATATTTTGAACTAAAACTGCTTTGTGTGAGTTTGACCACTTTTTATCCCTGTAGGTTCGGTAGAGCCTTTTTTTATTTTGAATTGAGTTAAGCCATTTCATGTATATGTTATAGTTGACAGTTTCTATTCTATTTAGGTTGATCATGAAGATATCAATGGAAAATCTTAGTTTTTTTTATTGCTGATATTTGCTGTTTTTTGATTGTTTAATTTATAGCTTGCACCACTATCAAAATTTCTCTCTTAGACTTACAATCTAAACCCACATTAATAGAATCTGTCCTCAAGTTGAGGCAAACTTGAAACCTACTTCAGACCAATTTGCGTAAAAATCGCGTGAAATCCCTGATAACTGTGTAGGGTCGTATGATATACACCCTAGAAATATTGCTCCAGTTCAAGGTAGGGAAAGTCCATGTCTGAATCCAACACCTCGCGTCTTGCTGTCGTTACCCCTCATTTGAGTCGCAAGCTGCAAAAGGAGCGTAAGAGGAAGTACAAGTCTGTGGAGTCCTTGTTGGAGAAGTGGCAACAGGATGCAGACTACCTCGGTTCGCAACCTTCCCAGGAGAAGGTGATTGAGGTTCTGAATTCCAGTACGCGGACGACGTGCCGATACGAGTTAATTAACGGGTTGTGTCAGATATTATTGGATCGTCCCTATCGGGATAATAGCAAGACGAAAGTTCCTCCAAGCCTAAAGCACCAGCTTTGCTGCGAGTTTGAAAAACGGTTTAAGGTGAGCGGACAAGTCTCTTGGAGTGAATTTTCCAATGCTTGGACTGAACGATTAAATGATTCCGAACCGCCGTCTTCCCAAACGCTGCGGAACTTTTTTAATAACCCCCAACGGGATAGCTGCGAACATTGGTTGATTGATGGATTGTGTCGGGTTTTGCTGGACTGTTCTTTTGGGGAGTGGCGAGAAGAGGCAAACCGGCAAAGTGTAATGCGATTGCAACCGATTGTACCTTCCCTAGACTGCGATATTACAAACTGGGTGGGTCGAGAAACATTAGTTAAGGAACTTCTTACTGCATTAACGGGAGACTGTCACTTACTTTCGTTGGTGGGAATGACGGGAATTGGGAAAACGGCTTTGGCGACAAAATTGATGTTGGAACCGGAATTAAGGCAATTACTTCCCACAGTCAAAACGGTGAGTTTCGATGGCGACTTCCCCACCTTTGAGTTAGTCTCTCGAACTGTTTTAGGGGATGCTGCGGCGAACAGCGAGGAGTTACAGAAAGAATCCGATCTCTTGGTTCGTTTAACTCTCGCGCAGTTGCGTTCGACTCCTTGTCTCCTTGTGTTGGATATGCTCGAAGTATTATTAGAATTTGATGGAGAGGGAGGACATCAATTTCGCGATCGCGCGTTTGGTCAATTTTTTGATGAAGTGGTGCGTACAGAAATGCCAAGTCGCATTATCGTCACGTCCCAGTACCAACTTCCCACTCTAGCAGAAGGACGTTACCCCGCGCGATCGCGCGCCGAATTGCTTAAAGGCTTGACAAACACCGAAGCATTACAACTCTTTGCGCAGTGGGGAATCGAAGCAACCCCAGGAATTGAACTCGACTTCCTCAAACGAATTATCGCCGCCTACGAAGGTCATCCTCTGGCGCTGCGGGTCATTGCTGGGGAAATGCGCGAACCGCCGTATAATGGAGATATTCTGAGCTATTGGCATGAATTTGGCAACGAGATTGAAGCCGTCGAACAACTGCAAAAAGAACCAGACGCGCGATCGCGCGAAGACAAACCTCGTTTAGATCGTTACAGTCCCCGCCTCAAAGATTTAGTCAAAACTCGCATTGAAAGCGCTTTCCACCGCCTGCATCAATCCTACCCCCTCGCCTGTCTGCTACTCTGTATGGGAGCAGTCGAACGCAGACCTATCGAACGAGCGCACTGGCTTTTTTTCATTGACGACTACGATAGAGAGGAACAAATCTGTGCCTTTGAAACCCTACAGCGTCGCTTTCTGCTAGAGTCGGAAAAAACAGAGCATCGCACCCTCTACCACCTCCATCCGCTCATTCGTCGCGTCGCACTCGATAATTTACCCGAAATTGAGGAAGAATTAAGCTAAAACACATCAAAACTGTGTATTGAGCGCTTTCTATCATAGCCGTCAATTTCTCACCCCGTCACCCAGTCCCCCCGTCTCTCAGTCAGTTCAATTCCCAATTGAAATGCATAGCAGCTTATTGTTCCCATGAATTGCACGACTAAACCCGTCGAATTACAAACACTCTCTTCAAAAGAATTACTCAATATTCGCTACGACACTGGGGGGAAATTGGTTTTATTACAAGAAACCACTGCAATTTCTCCTCCTACCTCAAGACCTCTAAAAATCAGTGAAAAAGCGCGTTTGCGTTCCGCCTACTATTGGTTGAATTCCTATCAACCCGAACCCAACGCATCGAACCTCGAACAAGTACGCGGCTACATTGAAGCATTTCACCATCTGTGCGAACTTTCTGCTTGGCAAGAAGCCGCACAAATTCTCCTCACTCGCCTCAATTTCACCCTAGAAAAAACACTACACGAACAGATTGGAACCTGGGGATACTATCGCGAACAAATCGAACTATATCGCCGTTTGCTAGGAAAAATCGATCTCCAGTTTGATTGCCTCTGTTTGCAAGGCTTAGGTAATGCGTCTTGTTGGTTAGGCAAAATTGATGAAGCGATTGAATATCATCAACAGCAACTAGAAATTGCACGCAAAATCAAAAATAAAAAGATGGAAGCTTCTGCATTAGGCGGATTAGGTTTTGCTTACTCTTTGCTTGAGAAACTTAAAGTAGCAACGCACTACCATCAACAACAATTGGAAATTGCTCGCGAGCATGATTTCAGAGAAGAAGAAGTTCTTGCATTAGCTCATCTTGGACGCAATTTATGTTTATCTTTCAAAGAACGCGAGGCAATTAAAATGCTACAACAAGCGTTAAAATTGAGTAAAGCGCTAAACAACATTGAAGTAGAATCTTTTATTTTAGAGAAACTAAGCGATGCTTATTGTATGTTAGGAAAACCCAATAATGCCATAAAACTTTTAAAACGGAATCTTGGAATCGATGAAAAACTAAACGATCTTCATGGAATGTGTTACACGTTCATAACATTAAGCAAAAGTTATATAATGCTCGATCGGTTCGATCGAGCAGAAAAATATGGTCAAAATGCTCTAAAAATTGCTGAATTGATGGATTATGATTTTGATCGAGCAGTGGCATCAGGTAACTTGGGATTAATTTACAGTCATCATGAAAATCAATACGATCGCGCGATCGCGTACTTTGAACAAGCACTTCAAACTTTTATCAATTTAGAACAAAAGACAAAAATAGGAATTATACTTACCAATCTTTCCTATTGTTATACAAAACTAAAGCAATATCAAACAGCAATGGATTACACTCGAAAATCCCTAGCCATTGCTCGCGAAATCAAAAACAAAGATATGAGGGGTCTTGCTATCTCAATGATGGCTAATGCGTATTGGCATCGCGGGCAACATTTACGAGGATTATTAACTGTTGCCTGGGCAATGATTATTCTTCCCCCTTGGAAAAGCGCAAACGGAAAATTCTTGTTCAAAAAAGCATTTGAGACGATCTTTAGCTTTCTCAAGTGATATTTAAAGGGCTACTTTCCGGTGTTGTTCTATTTTTATTCTTAACCACTACCCTTCATCCATCTCGAAATTCACTCTTCCATAGAGATCCCTAAAAGCAACCTGGAAATCGAGAGAGGCGAAGCTTATAACAGCGTCTTCTCCTGCATATTCCGTTAACACCCATTTTCCCTCTGTGTTTTTAGCAAACTGCTCCCCATAAAAACTATATTGGTCGATGAGCAGATATTCTTGAAAGGTAGGAATCGAACGATACGCTTTAAATTTATCGCCGCGATCGTATCCTTGAGTTGAATTTGATAAAACTTCTACAATCAACAAAGGGTTAGTAATTGTCGTCTTTCCCGTTCCCTCGTAGATTGGTTCCTCCTTAATGACCATGACATCGGGATAGGTATAGATGCGATATTCAGGAATCCACAAACGGACATCGCCGATGTAAATCTCGTAGTCTTGGCTGTCGATGGTTAAAGGAAATTGCCGACAAAAGTTTCCTGCAATCTTATTATGATTTGTGGTTTTGCCCGCGATCGCAATGATTTCTCCATCTCGATATTCGTGCTTGTATTCGGCTTCTTCTTCCAGTTCTAAATACTCTTCTGGGGTGTAGTAGCGCTTATCGATTTGGAGTTGCATTGTCTTCTACTCTTTGAAGGAATTTGAGTCTTAAATTTGAATTCAAGGCTATTTGGATATCCTAGCGAATCGTTGAGAGTATGGGATTTTGAAGGGCTTGCGGGCATTGCCTGCCCCACTTTATTAGAAAGCGCGATCGCGCTTCGGGTGGTCTAGACCCTTGACGCGGCGTTTTTATGTTGTCTATTGCAGAATATCAAAAAAAGCATAATTTGCATATATTTCCATAAAAAAACAAATTGTTGAAATATGCATCGCAAAAAACGCATAATGTTTACGAGGAACACAACTTATGCGACATGGCGACACAAAAACAGAGAACGACCGTTAGTTTTGACCCCAGCGACTACGAGGAGATAAAACAGTGGGCAGATGAGGAATTTAGGTCTGTACCGCAGTTAATTCAGGTCATTGTGCAAAAAGCACTCATCGAGCGCCGAAAGAAAGTCAAATAATATTATGAGTTGCAAGATCGGCAATTAGTAGGGTGCGTTAATAACGCACCATTCAGCTCGAAAAATCATTAAAGATGCCCAACTACAGAAGAATTACCATAACAGGCGGCACGTATTTCTTCACTCAAGTCACGTACCAACGTTATC contains these protein-coding regions:
- a CDS encoding Uma2 family endonuclease, with protein sequence MQLQIDKRYYTPEEYLELEEEAEYKHEYRDGEIIAIAGKTTNHNKIAGNFCRQFPLTIDSQDYEIYIGDVRLWIPEYRIYTYPDVMVIKEEPIYEGTGKTTITNPLLIVEVLSNSTQGYDRGDKFKAYRSIPTFQEYLLIDQYSFYGEQFAKNTEGKWVLTEYAGEDAVISFASLDFQVAFRDLYGRVNFEMDEG
- a CDS encoding TauD/TfdA family dioxygenase, which codes for MKWLNSIQNKKRLYRTYRDKKWSNSHKAVLVQNISKIENEIAIKKISASFGNVSRSDVFSPEKEIDDYIHKVQVQKQHKKDSDGFLILSTTHLPFDCHTDGYFDLNPIDIVILQCVTPDKYGGDSIIVFLEDVISKLDLDIIKILKQPIFPARCGKVSILTENENDFSIRYNRLELNRGAILYNVKLSLLQVEALDRLNSAIESSKIYLKLMPYDCLIIDNKRVLHGRTALSSENSHRLFRRVQIYL
- a CDS encoding tetratricopeptide repeat protein; the encoded protein is MNCTTKPVELQTLSSKELLNIRYDTGGKLVLLQETTAISPPTSRPLKISEKARLRSAYYWLNSYQPEPNASNLEQVRGYIEAFHHLCELSAWQEAAQILLTRLNFTLEKTLHEQIGTWGYYREQIELYRRLLGKIDLQFDCLCLQGLGNASCWLGKIDEAIEYHQQQLEIARKIKNKKMEASALGGLGFAYSLLEKLKVATHYHQQQLEIAREHDFREEEVLALAHLGRNLCLSFKEREAIKMLQQALKLSKALNNIEVESFILEKLSDAYCMLGKPNNAIKLLKRNLGIDEKLNDLHGMCYTFITLSKSYIMLDRFDRAEKYGQNALKIAELMDYDFDRAVASGNLGLIYSHHENQYDRAIAYFEQALQTFINLEQKTKIGIILTNLSYCYTKLKQYQTAMDYTRKSLAIAREIKNKDMRGLAISMMANAYWHRGQHLRGLLTVAWAMIILPPWKSANGKFLFKKAFETIFSFLK
- a CDS encoding ribbon-helix-helix domain-containing protein, yielding MATQKQRTTVSFDPSDYEEIKQWADEEFRSVPQLIQVIVQKALIERRKKVK
- a CDS encoding ATP-binding protein; this encodes MSESNTSRLAVVTPHLSRKLQKERKRKYKSVESLLEKWQQDADYLGSQPSQEKVIEVLNSSTRTTCRYELINGLCQILLDRPYRDNSKTKVPPSLKHQLCCEFEKRFKVSGQVSWSEFSNAWTERLNDSEPPSSQTLRNFFNNPQRDSCEHWLIDGLCRVLLDCSFGEWREEANRQSVMRLQPIVPSLDCDITNWVGRETLVKELLTALTGDCHLLSLVGMTGIGKTALATKLMLEPELRQLLPTVKTVSFDGDFPTFELVSRTVLGDAAANSEELQKESDLLVRLTLAQLRSTPCLLVLDMLEVLLEFDGEGGHQFRDRAFGQFFDEVVRTEMPSRIIVTSQYQLPTLAEGRYPARSRAELLKGLTNTEALQLFAQWGIEATPGIELDFLKRIIAAYEGHPLALRVIAGEMREPPYNGDILSYWHEFGNEIEAVEQLQKEPDARSREDKPRLDRYSPRLKDLVKTRIESAFHRLHQSYPLACLLLCMGAVERRPIERAHWLFFIDDYDREEQICAFETLQRRFLLESEKTEHRTLYHLHPLIRRVALDNLPEIEEELS